Proteins encoded in a region of the Melospiza georgiana isolate bMelGeo1 chromosome 2, bMelGeo1.pri, whole genome shotgun sequence genome:
- the M6PR gene encoding cation-dependent mannose-6-phosphate receptor, producing MRLSSGSLFPVGGGAWSRGGRRMSPPCHTSALLLVFVALAVVGAEQSEERSCDVVGDESSESQMERALLKKLEPLSHMRFNVTVDKDKTEKYIYQFRVCREVNSTSHDFGGLVQTDRQSGKTTVIGRINETQVFNGSDWIMLIYKGGDSYGRHCSGEKRRAVIMISCKRGVTASSFSIISEEREKEQECFYLFEMDSSVACPAENSHLSVGSILLITFVSLIAVYIIGGFLYQRLIVGAKGMEQIPHFAFWQDLGNLVADGCDFVCRSKPRNAPAAYRGVGDDQLGEESEERDDHLLPM from the exons GATGTCACCACCTTGCCATACCTCTGCCTTGCTGCTGGTCTTTGTGGCCCTGGCTGTAGTAGGGGCCGAGCAGTCAGAAGAGAGGAGCTGCGATGTGGTTGGTGATGAGAGCAGTGAGTCACAGATGGAGAGAGCCCTGCTGAAGAAACTGGAGCCCCTGAGCCACATGAG GTTTAACGTGACTGTGGATAaggacaaaacagaaaaatacatcTACCAATtcagggtgtgcagggaggTTAACAGCACCTCACATGACTTTGGTGGCCTGGTGCAAACAGATAGACAGAGTGGAAAGACCACGGTGATAGGAAGAATCAATGAGACCCAGGTCTTCAATGGAA GTGACTGGATCATGCTGATTTATAAAGGAGGTGATTCATATGGCAGGCACTGCAGTGGTGAGAAGAGGCGAGCTGTGATAATGATTTCTTGCAAGCGGGGAGTGACAGCG AGTTCATTCAGCATTATTTCTGAAGAGcgggaaaaggagcaggagtgTTTCTACCTCTTTGAAATGGACAGCAGTGTTGCTTGTCCAGCTGAGAATTCCCACCTCAGTGTTGGCTCCATTCTGCTGATCAC GTTTGTGTCACTGATTGCAGTCTACATCATTGGTGGGTTCCTCTACCAGCGCCTCATTGTGGGAGCAAAGGGCATGGAACAGATTCCTCACTTTGCCTTCTGGCAAGATCTGGGCAATTTGGTGGCA GATGGCTGTGACTTCGTGTGCCGATCCAAGCCTCGGAACGCACCAGCCGCGTACCGCGGCGTGGGGGATGaccagctgggagaggagtcAGAAGAACGGGATGACCACTTGCTGCCCATGTGA